One stretch of Cohnella algarum DNA includes these proteins:
- the rpsP gene encoding 30S ribosomal protein S16 encodes MATRIRLKRIGAHKAPFYRVVVSDSRSPRDGRFIEEIGIYNPVAQPAEVKIDEEKALKWLQSGAQASDTVRNLLSNAGVLKKFHESKLQK; translated from the coding sequence ATGGCAACTCGCATTCGTCTGAAACGCATCGGCGCCCACAAGGCTCCGTTCTACCGCGTAGTCGTATCCGACTCCCGTTCCCCGCGCGACGGCCGCTTCATCGAAGAGATCGGGATCTACAACCCGGTCGCTCAACCGGCCGAAGTGAAGATCGACGAGGAAAAAGCGCTGAAATGGCTGCAAAGCGGAGCGCAAGCTTCCGATACCGTTCGCAATCTTCTGAGCAACGCCGGCGTTCTGAAAAAATTCCACGAATCCAAGCTCCAGAAGTAA
- a CDS encoding KH domain-containing protein — translation MEQLIRVIARALVDHPEDVQIQVKEDARGLVYELSVHPDDVGKVIGKQGRIAKAMRTVVTSAAVKERKRVIVDIISE, via the coding sequence ATGGAACAATTAATTCGGGTTATCGCCCGAGCTTTGGTGGATCATCCGGAAGACGTGCAGATTCAGGTCAAGGAGGACGCGCGAGGCTTGGTGTACGAGCTTTCCGTTCACCCCGACGACGTCGGCAAAGTGATCGGGAAGCAGGGCCGCATCGCGAAAGCGATGCGCACCGTCGTCACTTCCGCCGCGGTCAAGGAGCGGAAGCGTGTCATCGTGGACATTATATCGGAATAA
- the rimM gene encoding ribosome maturation factor RimM (Essential for efficient processing of 16S rRNA): MTEERLLNVGKIVNTHGIRGELKVWPQTDFPDVRFRNGSRLLLCPPEAAAGESIEVEVQSAREQKKLFVLKLRGYDHINLVEKYKGWELKVSNEDRVELEEGEYYLRDIIGAEAVTEDGEKLGFISDVLSPGANDVWVVKRPKGGDLLLPVIDDVILEVDVPGRLVKVRLMEGLL; this comes from the coding sequence GTGACGGAAGAGCGTTTGCTCAATGTCGGCAAAATCGTCAACACTCACGGCATCCGCGGCGAGCTTAAAGTGTGGCCGCAAACGGATTTTCCGGACGTGCGCTTCCGTAACGGAAGCCGCTTGCTGCTCTGTCCGCCGGAGGCGGCAGCCGGCGAGTCGATCGAAGTGGAAGTGCAGAGCGCCCGCGAGCAAAAAAAACTGTTCGTCCTCAAGCTCAGAGGCTACGACCACATCAACCTCGTCGAGAAGTACAAAGGCTGGGAACTGAAGGTTTCTAACGAAGACCGGGTCGAGCTGGAAGAAGGCGAGTACTACTTGCGGGACATTATCGGCGCGGAGGCCGTGACGGAAGACGGAGAGAAGCTCGGGTTCATTTCCGACGTGCTGTCGCCGGGCGCGAACGACGTATGGGTCGTCAAACGCCCGAAAGGCGGCGACCTGCTGCTCCCGGTCATCGACGACGTCATTCTGGAGGTCGACGTGCCCGGCCGGCTCGTGAAGGTGCGTTTGATGGAAGGGCTGCTCTAA
- the trmD gene encoding tRNA (guanosine(37)-N1)-methyltransferase TrmD, which produces MRIDVLTLFPEMFEGVFGSSILGKARDRGKVSLATVNFRDFATNKHNTVDDTPYGGGGGMVLKPDPIFAAVEAVVESARQAASPEAKPPRVILMCPQGEPLSQAKARELAQEEHLVFICGHYEGYDERIREFLITDELSIGDYVLTGGELPAMVVIDAVVRLLPGVLGNDQSALHDSFSDGLLEYPHYTRPPEFRGWKVPDVLLSGNHAEIDKWRRRQSLLRTAKRRPELLERAELSDKERDWLEQAKNRPDLER; this is translated from the coding sequence ATGCGAATCGACGTTTTGACCCTGTTTCCGGAAATGTTCGAAGGGGTGTTCGGCAGCAGCATTTTGGGGAAGGCGCGCGATCGGGGCAAGGTCAGCTTGGCCACGGTCAATTTTCGCGATTTCGCGACGAACAAGCACAATACGGTGGACGATACGCCCTATGGCGGCGGAGGAGGGATGGTGCTCAAGCCGGATCCGATCTTCGCGGCGGTGGAAGCCGTCGTCGAGTCCGCGCGGCAAGCCGCGAGCCCCGAAGCGAAGCCTCCCCGCGTCATTCTGATGTGTCCCCAGGGAGAACCGTTATCGCAGGCGAAAGCGCGGGAGCTCGCCCAAGAGGAGCATCTCGTTTTTATTTGCGGCCACTACGAGGGCTATGACGAACGGATCCGGGAGTTTCTCATTACGGACGAGCTGTCCATCGGGGATTACGTGCTGACCGGCGGCGAGCTGCCGGCGATGGTCGTCATCGATGCGGTCGTCCGGCTGCTCCCCGGCGTTCTCGGGAACGACCAATCGGCCCTTCACGACTCGTTCAGCGACGGTTTGCTCGAATATCCGCATTACACGCGTCCGCCCGAATTTCGGGGATGGAAGGTGCCGGACGTGCTGCTGTCGGGCAATCATGCGGAAATCGACAAATGGCGGCGGCGGCAGTCGCTGCTGCGCACCGCCAAACGGCGCCCCGAGCTGCTGGAACGGGCGGAACTGTCGGACAAAGAACGGGATTGGCTGGAGCAGGCAAAAAATCGGCCGGATCTTGAAAGATAA
- the rplS gene encoding 50S ribosomal protein L19, which produces MNLIQAITQEQLRKDIPSFRPGDTLKVYVKVVEGSRERVQLFEGVVIKRRGGGISETFTVRKISYGVGVERAFPLHSPRIDKIEVARRGKVRRAKLYYLRGLRGKAARIKEIR; this is translated from the coding sequence ATGAATCTTATTCAAGCGATCACGCAAGAACAATTGCGTAAGGACATTCCGAGCTTTCGTCCGGGCGACACGCTCAAAGTGTACGTCAAAGTAGTCGAAGGTTCCCGCGAACGGGTTCAGCTGTTCGAAGGCGTTGTCATCAAACGCCGCGGCGGCGGCATCAGCGAAACGTTTACCGTGCGTAAAATTTCGTATGGCGTCGGCGTCGAGCGCGCTTTCCCGCTGCACTCGCCCCGCATCGACAAAATCGAAGTGGCGCGTCGCGGCAAAGTCCGTCGCGCGAAGCTGTACTACCTGCGCGGCCTGCGCGGCAAAGCAGCTCGCATCAAGGAAATTCGATAA
- the lepB gene encoding signal peptidase I, which translates to MDQSRDLNNEQSKPKAGDRPETTGASSTYETPEAGRLHGVPGAAADGNPTVPGKTAAPRKNNELVEWIKALAIAAVLVLIIRWLLVSPFIVDGSSMEPNFWDGERIIVNKVLYDIREPKAGEVIVFHVPEEGRDYIKRVIATPGDTVQVDGDTVYVNGEAIEEPYLQETYEEAHAAGALYNERSFSSDYPNSQFQETTVPEGELFVLGDNRPDSKDSRMIGFVSQDEVVGRAELIFWPLNKIQYIGRGW; encoded by the coding sequence ATGGATCAGTCGCGTGACTTGAACAATGAACAATCCAAACCAAAAGCGGGCGACCGTCCGGAAACGACGGGGGCGTCCTCTACATACGAAACTCCCGAAGCCGGCCGTTTGCACGGCGTACCCGGGGCCGCGGCCGACGGCAACCCGACCGTGCCGGGCAAGACGGCCGCGCCGCGCAAAAACAACGAGCTCGTGGAATGGATCAAGGCGCTGGCGATCGCGGCCGTGCTTGTTTTGATTATCCGCTGGCTGCTCGTTTCGCCGTTCATCGTCGACGGTTCCTCGATGGAACCGAATTTCTGGGACGGAGAACGGATTATCGTCAACAAGGTGCTGTACGACATCCGCGAGCCGAAAGCGGGCGAAGTGATCGTGTTTCACGTTCCCGAAGAAGGCCGGGATTATATCAAGCGGGTAATCGCCACGCCAGGGGATACCGTCCAGGTGGACGGCGATACGGTGTACGTGAACGGGGAAGCGATCGAAGAGCCGTATCTTCAGGAAACTTACGAAGAAGCTCATGCGGCGGGCGCGTTGTACAACGAAAGAAGCTTCAGCAGCGATTATCCGAATTCGCAATTCCAGGAAACGACCGTTCCCGAAGGCGAATTGTTCGTGCTCGGGGACAACCGTCCGGACAGCAAGGACAGCCGGATGATCGGATTCGTCTCGCAGGACGAGGTCGTTGGCCGGGCCGAGCTGATTTTCTGGCCGCTTAACAAAATTCAGTACATCGGACGCGGCTGGTGA
- a CDS encoding ribonuclease HII, with the protein MGKAGKKLPQDHAREEPDRLEFERKLWESGLVAVAGVDEVGRGCLFGDVVAAAVVFRPGTKLEEIDDSKKLSEKKRELLYDRIVAEAAAWSVARVDAETIDRINIRQASRLAMKMAVEGLGQAPQHLLVDAETVSLDIPQTAIVKGDARSQSIGAASILAKVTRDRLCKEVWDVLYPGYGIAGHKGYATKEHRDALLALGSTPLHRKSFLGGILSVQQELFT; encoded by the coding sequence TTGGGGAAGGCGGGTAAGAAGTTGCCGCAGGATCATGCACGGGAAGAGCCGGATCGGCTGGAATTCGAACGAAAGCTGTGGGAAAGCGGTCTGGTCGCCGTTGCCGGCGTGGACGAGGTCGGGAGAGGCTGCCTGTTCGGCGACGTCGTCGCGGCGGCGGTCGTTTTTCGGCCGGGAACGAAGCTGGAAGAAATCGACGATTCCAAAAAATTAAGCGAGAAAAAACGAGAGCTTCTGTACGACCGGATCGTGGCCGAAGCGGCGGCGTGGTCGGTCGCCCGGGTCGACGCGGAGACGATTGACCGGATCAACATCCGGCAAGCGTCCCGCCTTGCGATGAAGATGGCGGTCGAGGGCTTAGGCCAGGCGCCGCAGCATTTGCTCGTCGATGCCGAGACGGTGAGTCTCGACATCCCGCAAACGGCGATCGTCAAAGGCGACGCGAGAAGCCAATCGATCGGGGCCGCTTCGATATTGGCCAAAGTGACCCGGGACCGGCTCTGCAAGGAAGTGTGGGACGTATTGTATCCGGGCTACGGCATAGCCGGGCACAAGGGCTATGCGACGAAGGAGCACCGGGACGCGCTGCTGGCGCTCGGGTCGACGCCGCTGCACCGGAAATCGTTTTTGGGCGGGATTTTGTCGGTTCAGCAGGAGCTGTTTACTTGA
- a CDS encoding EscU/YscU/HrcU family type III secretion system export apparatus switch protein codes for MSAQNSYPRKEPEQRTLTKKAVALKYSPERAQAPIVVAKGQGAMAEEILRRAKEGGVPVQEDASLVEVLSKLDLEQEIPPELYRLVAEVLSFVYRTDRKAGLKSAGEGIADRRGR; via the coding sequence ATGAGCGCCCAGAACAGCTATCCCCGCAAAGAGCCGGAGCAGCGAACGCTCACCAAAAAAGCCGTAGCCCTGAAATACAGCCCGGAGCGGGCGCAAGCGCCGATCGTCGTCGCCAAAGGGCAAGGCGCCATGGCCGAGGAAATTTTGCGCCGGGCCAAAGAAGGCGGGGTGCCGGTTCAGGAGGATGCCTCGCTTGTCGAAGTGCTTTCCAAGCTCGATCTCGAGCAGGAAATTCCGCCGGAGCTGTATCGGCTCGTGGCCGAGGTGCTCAGCTTCGTCTATCGCACGGACCGGAAAGCCGGACTCAAGTCCGCGGGCGAAGGGATCGCGGACCGGAGGGGGAGGTAG
- a CDS encoding YraN family protein, with translation MNDGSTNGRPRAGKRADRRKQAGREAEEAAAAYLADQGFVILERNWRCRTGEIDLIAKDGERLVFVEVRSRRESSRFGTAVEAVNARKCARVRAVAGVYLSMSRAGSKPIRFDVVAVTFAGDGGVGELRHIAGAF, from the coding sequence ATGAACGACGGGTCGACGAACGGGCGTCCCCGCGCCGGGAAACGCGCCGATCGCCGAAAACAGGCGGGAAGGGAAGCGGAAGAGGCGGCCGCCGCCTATCTGGCCGACCAAGGATTCGTCATCCTGGAACGGAATTGGCGCTGCCGGACGGGGGAGATCGATCTGATCGCGAAGGACGGGGAGAGGCTCGTCTTCGTGGAGGTGCGTTCCAGACGCGAATCATCCCGCTTCGGGACCGCCGTCGAGGCGGTAAACGCCCGCAAATGCGCCCGGGTTCGCGCCGTTGCGGGCGTTTACTTGTCGATGTCCCGCGCGGGTTCCAAGCCGATTCGCTTCGATGTCGTAGCCGTCACGTTCGCGGGCGACGGAGGCGTCGGCGAGCTGCGGCACATTGCCGGAGCGTTTTGA